Below is a genomic region from Rosa chinensis cultivar Old Blush chromosome 5, RchiOBHm-V2, whole genome shotgun sequence.
ATTGGAATTTGGGGAAGATGGGTTTTTGGAGGAGAGAACATGATCATCATTCATCAGGGTGACAACGAAGGAAACCCGGCCACAGGAATCTTGCGAATATTGAGTTtaattatttgttattttttaaattaaaaataatataacttAACAGTGTTAAGTTTCTGTTAGTGAAAAAACACATGGCAGATTATTATTCGTGGGACAGAATTAAGACATTGAATTCCCTTCCAAAAGTGAAGacttttttttaacaaaaaaaagtgAAGACTTTTCCACGTACATACAGAGGTTGATGAAGAATTGAAGATGACGGTAATCATCCACAGCCTCACACACCCGCATCTTCACGTACATATCCTATTGACTTTCAGGCTTTCTATTATCATATATATCTGTGTGCGTTAGCTGCATTTGCAAAAACCCAATCACTTTGccaatactatatatatatcctagttCTTGATCATGGTGGCTGTTAACCACGTTCTTTGCTTCATTATTGCATTGATCTGCTTCAAGCTACTGGGACTTGCTGAATCTAAGGTGCCTCAAGAGGAAGGTGAGCGCTAGCTATAAGCTTTCTACTATTGGCATTTGGCAATGCTTAACTAATTAGTTGGTTTATGTTAAAATGCATTTGAGGAGAAACTCATATATCAAAGTTGCTTGGACGAGTTGGCCTGATATTGCATTTCATTTACAAAATGGGTAGTTTTCTTTCTTGGCAACCAAGCACCAAAATGGGTGGTTTCTTAGGTTTCAAGTCGTTTGTATGCACATCTCGATCAGTTTACGATTTTTATTGATTTGCTATTTCATGCTCTTATTATTTCATTATGGATGCCTTTTAGTTGATGCTCTTCAAGAAATTATGACCAAAATGGGGGCAGTGTATTGGAAGTTTAATGATGATACTTGCTGGATTGAAGTGGTTGGTCTAACAGAGTCACCACCAAAGGGATCTGAGCGCAGAATTGATTGTGAATGCCACTTCAAGAACAACACTGAATGTCATGTCATAAGATTGTACGTCTCTACTTTGTTTTAGATTGATTGTTTCACTGTGGCTTAAGAAAAAGTCTATCGATCTTCCATGTCCGGAATTAGATGGTTATTACTCTTACTAGCAAGAGCTATGTGATTAATACTTCAGTTCTTTGTTTGATGTTTTCTAGAATGATCAAAGGTCATAGTTTACCTGGTTTGCTTCCACCTGAACTAATCAAGCTGCCTTACCTCCAGGAAATGTAAGAGGCTTTACTATTTGATGATGCTCTAAATACCTAGACAGTTTATTAATTGCATCTACTTTTCTTTCCTAGCAGTGATTTTGCTTACAACTATCTCAGTGGTACAATACCACAGGAATGGGCTTCAATGAAATTGACTTATCTGTGAGCCTTGTTAACCTATGTGATAAACCATTATAGTTTATTTGTAATGATGTATAATTAGTAGTGAATTTTCTGCAGATCTGTTTTTGTTAATCATCTATCCGGGGAAATTCCGAAGGAGTTGGGAAATATGAGAACTCTCACATACTTGTAAGTACTGAATTTTGGTTTATCCCAGTACCTAGGGCTTGGGCAATCCATGTTGCTAACGACCATTGTCATCTTCAACATCGTTCTTTTCAATTCTCAACAGGAGCCTTGCAGCTAACCAATTTTCTGGCACTCTTCCTTCTGAGCTTGGTTATCTGGTCAATTTGCAATATTTGTAAGGCATCAAATCctccttttttcatttttttaaaaggATTACAGAGTCTCTTCTGTGGATAAATATATGCTGCAAGTTGCAAATGCAGGGTGCTTTCCTCTAATCGACTGACTGGAAACTTGCCAGATACATTTGCTGGGCTAAAAAATCTAAAAGATATGTAAGGTTTTATTAGATTTTCTGTTCTTTCGAAACCTATACACTGATCCTTGtgtcaaaacaataaaattctaATGAACAATGCAGCCGTTTAAGTGACAACAACTTTAATGGAACAATCCCGGACTGGGTGCAGAATTGGAAACAACTCAACATACTGTAAgatacttttatttttccattttgtTGAATAATTTATTcccatttgattttgattttgaagtttCTATAAGCATATAGTAATCCTTTGCTTTATGAAAACTTGCCTTATTGAAGGGAAATGCATTCAAGTGGACTGGCCGGACCCATTCCATCAAATATTTCTGGTTTGACCAACTTGCATGACTTGTGAGTAATTTGATTCCACATTCTGCTCAGTACTATAATATGATCATCTTTCCTTGAGGTATTTGGTTTAAGATTTTTGTGCATCATGGCTTATCTTTATACAGGAGGATTAGTGACATGGATGGGCCAAATCAGGAATTTCCTTTGCTGAGAAATATGACTGGAGTAGTAAGATTGTATGTTTGGCAGCTTCATCATATCAATACTCGAGGGTTTCATATTTATCCATACACACtgtcacacacacacgcacacaatCAGGATCTCTGCTCATAGCGTGCAACAAAAGTCCACTTTCACCGATAGTCAGATCAAAATCCAATGGCTGTTTTATTGAAACGAATTATTGTATTGGGAATTAATTACTAGCTGCTGGAGATCAAATTGTGTGTGTTAATAATTCTTTTTCCAAACATTGTAGTTGTGCTGTTCCTTTTATTTCCAATAGAGATATATTTGACTCTAATTTCTTTAACAAAATTTAGGATTTTGAGGAACTGTAACATTTTCGGAGAGATCCCCACATATATCTGGTCCATGAAGAATCTGGAAATGTTGTAAGTAGTCGAAGCTGCATTAACTTTACTTTTGATGTTTCAATTTCACAAACGCACACATACAGTTATGTGTGTATGTATCTGTCAATGCACAGAATACTGTAACATTAGCTAGCCCTTTAGCACCATGAACTGGAGGAGGAATATGTCTAGAGAACGACCATATAATTAGtcttttatgatttatacatatCTGGTTTGATTATCAGAGATCCTATCAAATGCAACACATTTTTCTGGTTTAATGAAACCTGTGTTAGGATGGAGATTAAGTGATTGTTTTGTTGTGATAGGGATCTCAGTTTCAACAAGTTAGCAGGTGAACTTTCATCCACCGCAGGCATTACTGAGCGCCTGAAATTTGTGTAAGAATTAATGAAGCTTCTTGAGTTGTTTCTCATCATATCACTTCCAGAATTCTGGATGGTCATATTATTTCAGTATTCTTTGATTTCTTTCGTACTTTTCCATAGGCACACTTGAGAATGTGGAGATACTGATATTGAACAGTTTTTAATCTCAAACACTTGCTTTTTGGCCAAATACCATGTCATAGACATGCAACTTAAATTTATCAACAATTATTTTTTGATCTTGTATTGATGTTCCATACTAATATTTGGTGTTGCTTGCATTAGCTTTCTAACTGGAAACCTGCTAGGTGGAACTGTGCCGGATTCACTCTTGCGTGATGGAAATAGTGTGTACGTGTTTATCTCCAATGATTGCTCCTACTTTCTGGTTCCTTTGCATATCTTTTTATATTTTCAGTCATTGGTTTTGTTGTAAAAATGACACTTTCTGTCTATTCCTTTATGCAGTGATGTGTCGTACAATAACTTCACACTGCAAGGCCCTGAGAGCCCTCCTTGTCAAGAACATAAGTCAGAATACAATCTCATATTTGTATAGATTAAATTTTTAGATTGAGGTGGTTTAAGAAAACTGATAGGCTGATAGTTGTTTCATTCAACAGGAATCTAAGTCTAAACTTGTTTCGAAGCTCCTCAAAGGAGAATGACTTGTAAGATGCATCTTTTTGCTTGTTGCtcaattcatatttattttgtcaAATTTCAAATTACCTATGTACAAGATTGTGGAGAAAGAAGTTATAAAAAGAGAGTAAAAATAACATTTGCACAGCACCACCAATTTTTGCTTATTTATACTTCCTTTCATTCTGTGACAGAAGGAGTGTTCTTCCATGCTCGAAGAATTTTCACTGCCCACGATGTAAGTAAAGTTCTTTCATGCTTTGCTTATCTCTCATATCTAATCCTCAcaaatttcagttttggggGACAGATTCAAACTGTATGCATGTCAATTGTGGTGGAAATGACATAACTGTCAAGGAAGAGAATAACTCAAAGGTCATGTATGAAGGCGATGGTGGAGTTGAAGGTGGTAGTGCAAAATATTTTAGAAATGACAAAAGTATGTGGGGATTCAGTAGCACTGGTGACTTCATGGATGTCTATGATTGGCAAAACACACGTTACTCTATGTCCGTGGCATCTTTGGGTCTCTCCGAGTTATATACAACAGCACGCATATCACCAATTTCACTTAGTTATTTCTACTATTGTTTAGAAAATGGGGTATACACTGTTACTCTCCACTTTGCGGAGATTAAGATCACGAATGTCGGTACACATAGTCTTGGGAGGCGGTTTTTTGATATTTATGTTCAGGTAAATAGTACACTAGCTAATCAAATCTCTCTTGATACAGTTGCAACTTGAGGTTTTGATAAGTCCACTTTGTCACAGGAGAGATTGGTTTGGAAGGATTTCAATATTGTGAATGAGGCAGGTATGGCTCAGAAAAGAGTAGTTAAACAATTATCTAATGTCAGTGTGACAAGTAATGTTTTAGAGATCCGATTCTACTGGGCTGGAAAAGGGACAATGAGGATTCCTGAGGGAGGAGATTACGGTCCCCTTATATCAGCTATTTCTGTGGTTTCTGGTGAGTTAGTTGTCAATGTTTCCAACATTATCATTTTAGTACTCCATCTTAGTAAAGATTCTGCATGAATAAGAGATGATGCAAAGGTTGTTTGAGAACTACTTTAGACATGTCGACCATTGGGCTTGTCTTCCGGGAAAAAGGTGGTTTAGTGGGACTAACTCGTTCAGTTTATTCTTTTGGACAGATTTTAAACCTTGTGGAGGCTCTGGAACTTTGAAACTTGTTTATACTATTACGGGTGTTGGTGTTGGACCACTATGCCTAATTCTCTTCATACTGGCGGTCCTTTGGTGGAAAGGATTCTTTCAAGGGAAAAGGGGGATTAAAAGAGGTGCATATTAATCTATTATACAGTACATTGAACATCTCATTCTCACATAGATAGCTTGCACCTACTGAAATTCTattgaagaaagctagatgtctttatgactccaATATATTGTGATATTACAGGAGGAGATATCCAGACAGGGAATTTTTGTTTGAAAGAAATAAAAGCAGCCAGTGATGACTTTGATTCAGCAAACAAGATTGGAGAAGGTGGTTTTGGTCCTGTGTTCAAGGTAATCTTTCTTCAGCATTTATAATTCTGAGAGGAAGTGTTTGCTTATAAGACATTGCTATATGAGCAGAAGTGAACTCTGAAATATGAGGTTGGGATGCAGGGTCAGTTACCAAATGGTTCTTTGATAGCAATTAAGCAGCTCTCATCTAATTCAAAGCAAGGAAATCGTGAGTTCTTAAATGAGATGGGAATGATATCTTGTCTGCAACACCCGAATCTAGTGATACTGCATGGATGTTGTATTGAAGGGGATCAGTTATTGCTGGTGTACGAGTACATGGAAAACAATAGTCTTGCGCGTGCATTATATGGTATGTTTTCTGTCATTTTCTGAATCCTCAACCTCTTATCAAGTCATTATCTGGATATACAAGACATGTAACATATGTTTTGAGCTAGCTTACCTGCTATTCTAAGTAATTTGTTGGATAATATCTAGGTCCAGAGAAGCATCAGCTAAAACTGGACTGGCCAACAAGGCTTAAGATCTGTATTGGAATAGCTAGAGGTCTAGCTTTTCTCCATGAAGAATCAAGACTCAAGATTGTCCACCGAGACATAAAAGCTACGAATGTGCTGCTGGATAGGGATTTGAACGCTAAAATATCAGACTTTGGATTGGCTAAGCTTGGTGAAGATGACAAATCACACATCAGCACTAGAATTGCTGGAACCCTGTCAGTTGCCACTACAATTAATTCCACATATGTAAATATCATTGCAGAAGTTAcatatttttttattcataaTCTTTATGTGCAGAGGATATATGGCGCCAGAATATGCGCTATGGGGTCACTTAACCTACAAGGCAGATGTTTACAGTTTCGGAGTTGTTGCCTTGGAAATTGTTAGCGGGAAGAGCAACAACAGCTATGTGCCAAATGACAGTTATCTCTGTCTCCTAGACTTTGTACGTTACAGCTTTCAGTCTCTCTCTGAAGCCAGTGCATAAAcactgctgtttttttttttacagtaaCTTTGTGTTGATAAGAAATTCTTCTTGTAGGCTTGGCACTTGCTACAGACTGGAAACTTGAAGGAGCTGGTTGATGAGAGGTTGGGGAATGAAGTCATTGATAAAGAAGCAGAACTTATTATTAAAATTGGTATGTTATGTACAAATGCATCTCCAACGCTTAGGCCTACGATGTCTGAGGTGGTGGGCATGCTTGAAGGACGAACAGCAGTGCCGAACATGACCCTGGAAGCAAGTTCCCATACCAAAGATTTGAGGTTCAACGCCTTGAGGGACCTCCAACGTCAAAGGAAAAGGCAAAGTTTAAGTGAAAGCCAGCCTCAGAATTTGCCAACCACCAAAACATTTTGCTCTTCCTCTACTTCAAGGTATGACTTGAGAGTTAGAACAGCTTAAGATCAAAATCCTCTTAACAATAAATTGATATAATTGTACCAGCCTAATTATGTATTGAACATACACATATATCCACACCATTTCCCTCCAAATCAAGGCTTAGTTAGGAACGCAGGTGCAGAACCAGGATTTGACATCTGAGAGAGGGTCCAGACATATATAGTATATAATATTAAAATTTCGCAAAAAATTAATGTTTTGTATATTTCCCTTATAGAAGATGTTCATCTTCAAATCTAGCAAGATTCTATTTTATACATCTCCTAAACTCATATAAAGATTACAAATGTTCATGTGACGAAAGTAATAACTTattcatcaattactttacttTTTCTTGGTAAATTAATtactttctattttttaaataaaacaaatcaattaCTTTACTTATTCAGACATAAAGACCAATCAATTTAATAATTATGTTTCTTaatataattgattaattattcaaattgattgattatagaagTTTTTGGGGTGTAATACTTAAATTAAGcctatttttaatattaataAGGTAAATAAGTAACTAAAATTGAAGTATATACCGAAAAttcttggggggggggggggggggggggggggtgtcaGGACCCCTTCGGGCCTATGAATAGGTGCGCCCCAATAGGAAGGACTGATATCTCTCATTCTTTTGTGATGTTTTTTCATGAAAAGGACATCTGCTAATGCAAGACATGTTACAAACTGGGCCAAATTTTAAATCCgatctccttgaaatccttgAGTTGAAACTGTAACCTTCTTCTCGTACGGTCGCACCTAAACAAAGCAAGTCACTCACATctcctttgaagtttgaacagaACAACAAATATTGATCATACATGTCAAGTGATGACTTGGAGcaattctcttctttttttaggTCTTGGTTGTATCCGTGGCTCTTCTTTGTAAATTATTTTCTACatcggacaaaaaaaaaaatgaaaacaactatAGTAGACTTAAATCTTTAGGCATTATAGTAAACATCAACCCATTCAAAGTAAAAGTTGTCTTCATCATTCCACGTGTTGGCTTGATTATTCTTAATTAGGTAGCTTAATCAAAGAAAAGGGATTAATTATAGACGAAGTAAAACTTGCTTTGTTCATTCTCTAGCCGCATGCCATTGAATTGTTGTTTCGTTTCGAGCTCCTAGACGTCGACCTAAGTTTGATTAATGAAATGTCGTTGGCATGCACATTAAAACTGAGAAAATGTGGTGCCAAATGCCAATGATCTATAAAGCTAGCGTGGAAATTCTTCAACTATAAACTAATAAAGTTGTTGACAAaccattctaaaaaaaaaaaaaaagttgttgaCAAACGAATATAGCCAAGttgccaatatatatatatatatatatagaagggttttaaatacacatccttattttcttaatacacatcccatacttaatacaccacctatctaatttttcattctaatattttactagatacacaacccaaagtacctaaaatacccttacTTTTTTTAAtcctattatttgactatattaaggcaattatttaataaaattattatataTTAGTGTATTgacatttcattttttttttttttttacttactTTGTTCTATTTTTTGCTCGAAATTTTGGCTTGTCCTAGCTCCATTACgacatcaatcaattgaaatttgaaaatataaactttcaaACATTAATTTTCAAGTCCTTCAAAATTCACACTTTCAATATGGTCTGTAAGGTGAACATGTATACATATTCAATATGGTCTGCAAGATGAAAACTAAAAAttgataggaaaaaaaaaaaccaaaatgttATACAAATTCAATACATAAATATAAGTTGAACAGTTAGCTAATAAACCCAACAATACATTTCTAACAGTTCAGTCATCACCAAGATGCATTGTTTCTTCTTTGCTAGATATAGTGGCATCACCAAGTTGAACAATTTCATCAGTAAGTTCATTGTCATCGTCAAGTTGCACTGTTTCTGAGGATATGTTAGTCACTCTTTCAGGATGTGGCAATTGATCATATTGTTGGAAACGGTCTTGATATTTCAAGTACAAACTTTTAGATTTATCATCTGCATGGTAAATCCAATTTGGTGTAACCGGTGGCAATGGGTGCCCAGGCAATAAACATATCTGTGTTGAGAAAAAAGAAGTTTCATTAGTCACATAAAatgatatatatgaaatttatcAGCAAATTGATCTATGTTACTCCTCACCTGAACAAAATGATCGCTGTTCACAAATCCAAGGCCAATCTCACGTAAATTTACTTCCATTGGTTTTCCCTTGCTGTATTCACGTAATGGGAGAAATGTGAAGCACTGACCATCTGATAAGTTGACAACCACTACTCCATAACAAGTTGCAATCAAATGCCCCATGTCTGGTAGATCCATCCATTTCCGTTTAGGTGCAATATTGGACGCAGAATGGTTAATTCGTTTACAAAGTTTGTCCACAGCACTTTGTCCTCCATAAAGAGCTTCATAAAGCTCAGGCGTGCCTTTTAGCTCATTTAGCAAATCAATTCGCACTTTACGCCAATGTTTTCTACCAAATCCCAAAGCCGATGCCACAACTCTAAAACCACAATTACCATCATTTTCGACATCCATCGAACCGATAATATATGGCCTCATACCAAATATGAACTGTGCCGTATACTTCTGAGTTAGCTCAAACCTCATATCCTTCTGAGCCAGCTTATCTGCCTGTGAAAAGATAATACTCTACATAAAACAACTAATAAATTATCCATAAAATTCAAGTACATTTTACTAAAAGCATATTTGTACCGTACCTTACTTTTCTCTGAGTTGTCATTTGTCTTCGTATTTGACTTACGTGAGACTTTTTGAACACTTGGAAGAGGTGAATGGGTCTCATGCTCAGACAACAATGTATTTATAATTTCAAACCCAGATGGCAAACGACGAGTGCCACTGTCTTCCTTACTTGGACGCCCTTTGGTCTTTCTCTTTTCAGCTGGCTCCCTAAGTAAAGTAGAGGTCGGATTTATCAGCTCATCAATCTTCACTAAGATTTGACGTCTTGTATCCTCATTTTGTTCTTCAGCCCATTCTGCCAATCGTTCTAATTGTGCTTTTAAAGGAACCTTTTCGTGCACTTTCGAGTCTTCCACTATTGCCCCGATCTCTAACTTTCTCCAGTGGTGATGCACAGATGTAATTGGTATAGGACTGTCACAACGCTTATATTCAGCTATCTCATGCGCACATGGTAACCCATGTGTTTTACGTATGGAACAATTACATGATGCAAGTTCCGATGTAATATCATCAGCCCTatgtaatccaaaaaaaaaaaaaaaattcctgccATCAGATCTAAACACAACCTCGCATTGTATAAATTAATTTATCTCCATAGAAGGTTGCCAACATAATAAATCTAAAATTCAATGAGTGCTTACTTGTTCACTTCATAGACGATCTTGTTCAATGCCGCAATAGACACAAATCCTATCAACTCTCTCAAGTATGCATGCTTAAACTCATGTTGCACAAAACATCGACTTTTTTCAAATGAAGCCTTAACTTCAGTATGATGCAAACACAATAATGAGTGGATGTGCTCCCATGATACATTGAAGTCAAGTTGGGAAGATCTAAGTTCTCGCTTGAGCTTTGCATGTGCACTCTCAGCCCTGATCAAGAAATAAATTGATTGAgtaaaaaagataaaaataacAAAGTTGAAATGAGGCAATATATAAATATTACCGATTCGAAGTCTTTGCACCAAGATGCATATAGTTGTTTGTCCATGCTGCAATGAACATTTCCTTATacttgttcaaccaattggtcTTCAAATAATTTATCTCCTCAGGAAATGCAAAGTATTTTGATTCAAAAGCTGTAAGGCTATGTACATACTCGTCCTCAGTGCTACAGTCCACCAAGCTATGCCAATCATTATTAAATGCTTCCCACCCTTCTTTTGTTGTAAATTTTCCTTTGCATTTTCTCATTACATTCTTACCAATGTGCCACTTACATAAAATCTGATGAGTATCAGGAAAGACATTTTCAGTGGCTTTCATAAGTGCTAATTCCCGATCAGTGACAATTACCCCAGGCATAGAATCCTCATCCATAAGTGTTCTTAACCTACTTAGTGCCCATCTGTAATTATCTTCTGCCTCCTTTGACATGTAAACAAACGCAACATTGAAAGTTTGCTCAGTGCATGTAATACCCACAATCTCAAAAAGTGGAAAACGATACCTGTTTGTCTTATAGGTGCAATCCATGATAAGTACATGTGGGAATGTACGTAGCATTTGAAGACTGAATGGATGACACCAAAACAAATCAGAGACCACGTGATCTTCGCTTCTATGATGCTCAATATAATGATGATCGGGCAAATTCTTTAGTAATTGTTGCATTTGAGTTCTGCCTGCTCTAGCAATAATCCGAGCAAAATACCTAGCATTGTATATAGTTCTCATCGTTGATGTATTACTTGGATCTCGGCTCTTTATCGCAGTCAATATATCCTTGGGTCTCATTAAACGCTTAGACATATCCACCAACAACTCATGTTCTTCTTTAGATAGTCGCCCTGCATAGGAATGACCTTCTAGATATGATGGGGCAACATGATTGTGGATTCCGCAAGCAACCTCAAGTACCCACTCATCCCTACCAATGTTAAAGGCTTTTAATAAGAATGGACATTCACATTTCTTTGTAGAAGTCAGCCTCGGGCGTTGTTGTTCATCAGCCTTGTTACTATCTACTTCAGATTTTTGGGTACTTTTGTCAACCATCTTGGTTATTCCCTTAAACTTTCTAAACTTTCCACCCCTCTCACAACTGAATCTTATTCTTGGTCTCCTTCTTTTCTTGCCCGAGTTTCCGAAATTGGACCTTTGTATGACTATGACACAATTGTTTCTCTTCCCTGTCGTAAGGACCCATCGAATCAATGCGGCTTTGCTTTCAAATACCTGCACACAACACATTCGACTTACTACCTAACATACATAACAAATCACAATCCAAATTCCAACTTGAACAATTATTACATGGTACGTCGTGaattcattggtataatcacGTGAACATTCTTCTCTAATTCTGCTATATATGGTCGAGACATCTTGTTGTTGGACTTCAGCGTGCTATAATACAATAAAAGTTAGATGTCAAAACTTTTCCACTTGACCGAATAGTAGTAggtcaagtaagagtattgcaAAAGAAAGCACTATGTTACAAGAATCATGCTTATGCTCACAAAGTCATTAATTTAGGTATCGAAATCATGTTGTATTGTATTCAATTTAGGTGAAGTCAAATTCTAATGTATGGTTGGCTTGCTATATTAGAGGCATCACTAGAAGTTCTAAGCCAAATTCAGTTCTATATATCCTTCAATGCATGACCAGAGGCAGAATTTGGCATGAAACAAAGTTACCAGAGGCATGACAAATAGAATAGAGGCATGACAAATAGAATGAAATTACAAAGTTCAAAGCATAGAGGCATGACCAGAGGTCTTCGAAGTGTTGATTAGGATGAAACAAAGTTACAGTACTATGCAAACAAGGAGCCAAATTAAGTTCTATATATCCTAAAATGCAAAAGAGAACAATTCATCATATTAAGCAAAAATTCAATGAACGTACGTCCCAAGTTAATAATCAAGAATCGATGCAAAAGTAACAAAACCAAACTTCTATTGCAGCATTGCTTAACCTCCAAATTGGCAAAAGCAACATTCAAATATCTAAAACTACACAATCAGAAAAACGAAGATAGCACAAACTATGTGAGGCTTAGTACTGGATTTGTTCACAACTCAGCAATTCCGAATAGGTTTCCAAAACTTTTTACCATTTGAATCAATATAAGTTTGGTAAGATAACTtaaattcccaaaaaaaaagtatCAGAAGTGGAAATAGATTAAGTATATGAATGAGTTTCCAGTAACCATGACCAACCTAAGAACATGATTAAAAGGCATTTCAATTCCAACTTCCAATAATAAGAGTCCTGGAAGAATAACTTTGAAGTTGAAATCCATAGATTCAAATATAGTTTTcatcaacaaaataaaaataaatggaTCATACATGTCAGATTCCCAAAATTTAAGGGTGAAGAATGAAGGAATGCGCTTAACTTAGTTTTCCAGCAAACAT
It encodes:
- the LOC112167598 gene encoding probable LRR receptor-like serine/threonine-protein kinase RFK1 — encoded protein: MVAVNHVLCFIIALICFKLLGLAESKVPQEEVDALQEIMTKMGAVYWKFNDDTCWIEVVGLTESPPKGSERRIDCECHFKNNTECHVIRLMIKGHSLPGLLPPELIKLPYLQEIDFAYNYLSGTIPQEWASMKLTYLSVFVNHLSGEIPKELGNMRTLTYLSLAANQFSGTLPSELGYLVNLQYLVLSSNRLTGNLPDTFAGLKNLKDIRLSDNNFNGTIPDWVQNWKQLNILEMHSSGLAGPIPSNISGLTNLHDLRISDMDGPNQEFPLLRNMTGVVRLILRNCNIFGEIPTYIWSMKNLEMLDLSFNKLAGELSSTAGITERLKFVFLTGNLLGGTVPDSLLRDGNSVDVSYNNFTLQGPESPPCQEHKNLSLNLFRSSSKENDLRSVLPCSKNFHCPRYSNCMHVNCGGNDITVKEENNSKVMYEGDGGVEGGSAKYFRNDKSMWGFSSTGDFMDVYDWQNTRYSMSVASLGLSELYTTARISPISLSYFYYCLENGVYTVTLHFAEIKITNVGTHSLGRRFFDIYVQERLVWKDFNIVNEAGMAQKRVVKQLSNVSVTSNVLEIRFYWAGKGTMRIPEGGDYGPLISAISVVSDFKPCGGSGTLKLVYTITGVGVGPLCLILFILAVLWWKGFFQGKRGIKRGGDIQTGNFCLKEIKAASDDFDSANKIGEGGFGPVFKGQLPNGSLIAIKQLSSNSKQGNREFLNEMGMISCLQHPNLVILHGCCIEGDQLLLVYEYMENNSLARALYGPEKHQLKLDWPTRLKICIGIARGLAFLHEESRLKIVHRDIKATNVLLDRDLNAKISDFGLAKLGEDDKSHISTRIAGTLGYMAPEYALWGHLTYKADVYSFGVVALEIVSGKSNNSYVPNDSYLCLLDFAWHLLQTGNLKELVDERLGNEVIDKEAELIIKIGMLCTNASPTLRPTMSEVVGMLEGRTAVPNMTLEASSHTKDLRFNALRDLQRQRKRQSLSESQPQNLPTTKTFCSSSTSRYDLRVRTA